The following proteins are co-located in the Eubalaena glacialis isolate mEubGla1 chromosome 14, mEubGla1.1.hap2.+ XY, whole genome shotgun sequence genome:
- the ODC1 gene encoding ornithine decarboxylase, protein MNNFSNEEFDCHFLDEGFTAKDILDQKINEVSSSDDKDAFYVADLGDILKKHLRWFKALPRVTPFYAVKCNDSRTIVKTLAAIGTGFDCASKTEIQLVQSLGVPPERIIYANPCKQVSQIKYAANNGVQMMTFDSEVELMKVARAHPKAKLVLRIATDDSKAVCRLSVKFGATLKTSRLLLERAKELDIDVIGVSFHVGSGCTDPETFVQAISDARCVFDMGAEVGFNMYLLDIGGGFPGSEDVKLKFEEITSVINPALDKYFPSDSGVRIIAEPGRYYVASAFTLAVNIIAKKRVLKEQTGSDDEDESSEQTFMYYVNDGVYGSFNCILYDHAHVKPLLQKRPKPDEKYYSSSIWGPTCDGLDRIVERCNLPEMHVGDWMLFENMGAYTVAAASTFNGFQRPTIYYVMSGPTWQLMQQIQNHDFPPGVEEQDVGTLPVSCAWESGMKRHPAACASARINV, encoded by the exons ATGAATAACTTTAGTAATGAAGAGTTTGACTGCCATTTCTTGGATGAAGGCTTTACTGCCAAGGACATTCTGGACcaaaaaattaatgaagtttcttcttct GACGATAAGGATGCCTTCTATGTTGCGGACCTGGGAGACATCCTAAAGAAACATCTGAGATGGTTTAAAGCTCTTCCTCGGGTCACCCCCTTTTATGCAGTCAAATGCAATGATAGCAGAACCATAGTGAAGACCCTAGCTGCCATAGGGACAGGATTTGACTGTGCCAGCAAG ACTGAAATCCAGTTGGTGCAGAGTCTCGGGGTGCCTCCAGAGAGGATTATCTATGCAAATCCTTGTAAACAAGTGTCTCAGATTAAATACGCTGCCAATAATGGAGTCCAGATGATGACTTTTGATAGTGAAGTTGAGTTGATGAAAGTTGCCAGGGCACATCCAAAGGCCAA GTTGGTTTTGCGGATTGCCACTGATGATTCCAAAGCAGTCTGTCGCCTCAGTGTCAAATTTGGTGCCACACTCAAAACCAGCAGGCTTCTTTTGGAACGGGCAAAAGAGCTAGATATTGATGTCATTGGTGTCAG CTTCCATGTCGGAAGTGGTTGTACTGATCCGGAGACCTTTGTGCAGGCCATCTCTGATGCCCGCTGTGTCTTTGACATGGGA GCTGAGGTTGGTTTCAACATGTATCTGCTTGATATTGGTGGTGGCTTTCCTGGATCTGAGGATGTAAAGCTTAAATTTGAAGAG ATCACCAGTGTAATCAACCCGGCGTTGGACAAGTATTTTCCATCAGACTCTGGAGTTAGAATCATAGCTGAGCCAGGCAGATACTATGTTGCATCAGCTTTCACGCTAGCAGTTAATATCATTGCCAAAAAACGCGTATTAAAGGAACAGACGGGCTCTGATG ATGAAGATGAGTCAAGTGAACAGACATTTATGTATTACGTGAATGATGGAGTATACGGATCCTTCAACTGCATCCTCTACGATCATGCACACGTGAAGCCTCTTCTGCAGAAG AGACCCAAACCAGATGAGAAGTATTATTCATCCAGCATCTGGGGACCGACCTGTGATGGCCTGGATCGCATTGTTGAGCGCTGTAACTTGCCCGAGATGCATGTGGGCGATTGGATGCTCTTTGAAAACATGGGTGCTTACACTGTCGCTGCTGCTTCTACTTTCAATGGATTCCAGAGACCGACCATCTACTATGTGATGTCAGGGCCAACATG GCAACTGATGCAGCAAATCCAGAACCACGACTTCCCACCCGGAGTAGAGGAGCAGGATGTTGGCACTCTGCCTGTGTCCTGTGCTTGGGAGAGTGGAATGAAACGGCACCCAGCAGCCTGTGCTTCAGCTCGTATTAATGTGTAG